A stretch of DNA from Glycine max cultivar Williams 82 chromosome 18, Glycine_max_v4.0, whole genome shotgun sequence:
TTGGCATTGAACCTAAAAGAAGGTATTGACATTCATTCTGAAACATGGGTTAAAATGTTGTTCAAGAGTGTTGAATATTTGCTGCTGGGACAACTCAATGATGTTCATGatgttttttatgaattaaatgtTGAAGGATTTCCATATTTGAAACATTTATCCATTGTAAACAATTTTGGTATTCAATATATTATCAACTCAGTGGAGCGGTTTCACCCTTTACTGGCTTTTCCCAAATTGGAGTCCATGTGTCTTTACAAACTGGATAATTTGGAGAAATTATGTGTTAATAATCAGCTTGAAGAGGCCTCTTTTTGCAGATTAAAAATCATCAAGATTAAAACATGTGATAGATTGGAAAACATTTTCCCATTTTTCATGGTAAGACTTCTCACCCTGCTTGAAACAATTGAAGTGTGTGACTGTGATTCTCTGAAGGAGATAGTTTCTGTTGAAAGACAAACACATACTATCAATGATGACAAGATTGAGTTCCCGCAATTACGACTTTTAACATTGAAATCTTTACCAGCATTTGCTTGTTTATATACCAATGACAAGATACCTTGTAGTGCACATTCATTGGAAGTCCAAGTGCAAAACAGAAACAAAGATATTATCACTGAAGTTGAGCAAGGTGCCGCCAGTTCTTGCATATCACTCTTCAATGAAAAGGTATGTAAAAGCATTATCATAAATATGTGTCCTTTATAgtctataatatttaatttgtatgttattcctctaaaagaagtaaaaagtcgtgatcatttaagttttgtcatttctcttgggtacatcaatttttaaaatcaaaacattaatTGTTGAGACATTAATCATATATGTTATTACAGGTTTCAATTCCCAAATTAGAATGGTTGAAGTTATCCTCAATCAACATCCAGAAGATATGGAGTGACCAATGtcagcattgttttcaaaatttgctTACATTGAATGTGACAGATTGTggtgatttaaaatatttactgtCATTCTCCATGGCTGGAAGTTTGATGAATCTACAAAGCATTTTTGTAAGTGCTTGTGAAATGATGGAGGATATATTTTGTCCAGAACATGCAGAGGTGTGTGGATTGATTTAATATTGACTTTGATTATTACTATCATTTGTTGTTTAATTGCATTAATTGTTGAGGTCTTTTATCTGTTCACCTAACATTCAATTTTTTCTGCAGCAGAATATTGATGTTTTTCCTAAGTTGAAGAAAATGGAGATCATCTGCATGGAGAAACTTAATACCATTTGGCAACCCCATATTGGTTTTCATTCCTTTCACAGTTTGGACTCTTTGATAATAAGAGAGTGCCACAAACTTGTTACGATTTTTCCTCGTTATATGGGGCAAAGATTTCAGAGCCTTCAAAGCTTGATAATTACAGATTGCAAGTTAGTGGAAAACATATTTGACTTTGAAAATATTCCACAAACTGGTGTTAGGAATGAAACAAACTTGCAAAATGTATTTCTAGAGGCGTTGCCAAATTTGGTGCATATATGGAAGAATGACAGCAGtgaaatacttaaatataataatttgcaAAGCATAAGGATTAAAGGGTGTCCGAATTTAAAGCATCTCTTTCCACTTTCTGTTGCCACTGACTTAGAAAAATTGGAAATCCTTGATGTGTACAACTGCAGGGCAATGAAGGAGATTGTTGCTTGGGATAACGGTTCAAATGAAAATCTTATCACCTTTAAGTTTCCGCGGCTAAACATTGTatcattaaaattatcatttgagCTTGTGAGTTTCTATAGAGGAACTCACACTTTAGAGTGGCCATCATTGAATAAATTGTCCATAGTCGATTGTTTCAAGCTGGAAGGGCTCACTAAAGATATCACAAACTCACAAGGGAAGCCAATTGTTTTGGCTACAGAAAAGGTACATAACAAAAAGAATGAATCAAGAATCTCTCACCGAATGATGTGAGAATATgtcatttatttcttataaaaaaataacacattataAATATCTTGTTGGGTGGTTCCAAGTATGCTTCaatatttataagttttttttatttatatatattttaggtgATATACAACTTGGAATCTATGGAAATGAGCTTGAAGGAAGCAGAGTGGTTGCAGAAATACATTGTTAGTGTTCACAGAATGCACAAACTACAAAGACTTGTCTTGTATGAATTGAAGAATACTGAAATTCTCTTTTGGTTTCTTCATAGACTTCCCAATTTGAAAAGCTTAACATTGGGGAGTTGTCACTTGAAAAGTATTTGGGCTCCTGCAAGCCTCATTTCACGTGATAAAATAGGTGTTGTTATGCAACTTAAGGAGTTGGAATTAAAGAGTTTGTTGTCTTTAGAAGAGATAGGATTCGAGCATGACCCACTTCTTCAGAGGATAGAGCGCTTAGTCATTTATCGATGTATAAAATTGACAAATTTAGCATCATCCATAGTATCTTACAGTTACATAAAACATTTGGAAGTGAGGAATTGTAGATCGATGAGGCATTTAATGGCATCTTCAACTGCTAAAAGCTTGGTTCAACTCACAACCATGAAGGTACGCTTATGTGAAATGATTGTGGAAATTGTTGCAGAAAATGAAGAGGAAAAAGTACAAGAGATTGagtttaaacaattaaaatctTTAGAATTGGTGTCTctaaaaaatctcacaagttttTGCAGTTCCGAGAAGTGTGACTTCAAATTCCCATTACTGGAAAGTTTAGTAGTGAGTGAGTGCCCTCAAATGAAAAAATTCTCGAAAGTCCAAATTACTCCAAACCTTAAAAAAGTACATGTTGTAGCCGGAGAAAAAGACAAATGGTACTGGGAAGGTGATTTGAATGCCACTCTACAAAAACATTTCACAGACCAGGTACGCATTAGATAGAGTATTTAATTTGTTAACCATCACAAATTTTCATCTACCTACTCAGATAAATTATTCTTCCTAAGTCAATATTCTGCAATTGGATAATTGTGTCACCAtgataaaacatatataattaagcttagatatgtttttattttctgatttttttttaaattttggttcctTTAACAtaccttgtttgtttttttttttttatgtaagtttatatttttttttaattttgatctttgAAAGCCTAAATTTTTGGGgtctataaataaaaagtagaaccttaaagaaattaaaataaaaaaatactgtcaaacaaaagctaaaagaaaaaagagcaaGGTATCACTGACATAATATCTACAATTGGATTCAAGAAAACATATGCTTCAGATGACAATTTTTCGCGGAGAAATAACTACTTACATAAAGGACGGAATGAATACAAACAGAccaaattaaagatattaaacataacaaatattttgttctttaaaaaaatataaattatttgttttttttaattttaattagaaagtttacaagaattaaaaatgaacaaaaaaaaaaaaacttacctgaaataaaattgaaaaaatgtcaacttacccaaattaaaattaagaaaaaattaactttataaaaataaaaaataaaaaagttgaggCCATATAACATATTTAGTCCTATAATTGTATGTTGTCCCATATGTTAAATATGAAGCAAGCGCATTATGTCCTTTTGTAATCTGTACATATTGatcaattacatttttttattggtcaAGGTTTCCTTATTCTTAGCAATCAAGTCTGATTTGATTCCCAAAATTCTTGCATTGTTTTATCATGAAAGCTGCACAAACTAAATACTGATCTTTATTGTACTCTGAATTATGAGAAAATAAGATTCACTTTTCATATTCCAAATTTGTTTACTGAAGTGGGAGTACAGTATAAGAATTTAAATAGAATGCACTCACAATTAACGTAAAAACTTTTTACGTTGTTATCCGATCATTGATggtcataaaataattatcttaaaatttaattagattgggtTAAATgtattaaagatttttttattacattgttatcaaaagtgtattaacatataatattatttgtacTTCAAGAAAAAGCTTATAATCTTACTTTAGAAGCCATATCCAAAATGATTTGTATTtggtttataatataaaattatttttttatctgtaaaaaaaaagtatacaacAATAATTGATGTATCATGTTCGATTAATTGAGCTATTTAAAATTGTTCActttaatatatcaaataaaagtccgaatatatatgattagaaaataaaaaaaaattgaattttaatgtgATAGCTGGAGATATGTCAGTAGAGAGGCACATATATAGTTTTCTACATCAAAAGTAAACCTAAGTCGTACATAAGcaacaatatttttaagaatagaatttcttagtattttttttttgttacaagaactttttttagtttatatactCTACAATCAAGACATTTTACTtggttaaaatttgaaaatgatagtATAAGtacaacaataatattttaaaggcAATAGAActtgttataacttataatgaAATAGGATTTTATTTGAAGATGAAGTAAATAGCATACCCACAGtaacaataattaatacaattaacttaaatataaaaacaataatattcataatttaaaataaaatattatttaaagcaTAGTTTCCAGAGTTTCCATACATACACTCCTAATAACGTTGAGCTTCTATGCTTTGAAGGTTTCTTTCGAATATTCAAAGCATAAGAGACTTGTTGATTATCCTCAGACCAAGGGTTTTCGGCACGGCAAACCTGCTTTTCCGGAGAACTTCTTTGGCTGTTTGAAGAAATTGGAATTTGATGGAGAAAGTATAAGACAGATTGTAATTCCATCTCATGTACTTCCTTACTTGAAGACCTTAGAAGAATTGTATGTACATAACTCCGATGCAGCGCAGATAATATTTGACACCGTTGACACTGAGGCAAAGACCAAGGGAATAGTCTTTCGTTTGAAAAAGCTTACTCTAGAGGACTTGTCAAGTTTGAAATGTGTATGGAACAAAAACCCACCAGGAACTTTAAGCTTTCGCAATTTGCAAGAAGTGGTCGTTCTAAATTGTAGAAGCTTGTCAACACTGTTCCCTTTCTCCCTTGCCCGAAATCTTGGGAAACTTAAGACCCTTGAAATACAGAACTGTGACAAGTTGGTAGAAATTGTTGGAAAGGAAGATGTGACGGAACATGGAACAACTGAAATGTTTGAATTCCCTTGTTTGTGGCAGTTGCTTCTTTATAAGCTGTCACTGCTTAGTTGCTTTTATCCTGGAAAACACCATCTGGAATGCCCCGTATTAAAATGCTTGGATGTGTCCTATTGTCCTAAGTTGAAGCTATTCACATCAGAATTTGGAGATAGTCCCAAACAAGCAGTTATAGAGGCTCCAATTAGCCAACTACAACAACAACCTCTGTTCTCGATTGAAAAGGTGACAAAACATTATCAGTTAAACTTTttgagcttcttttttttttaatttcatattatattttcCTCCTTCTAACTACCACCGTgcattttcttttgaatttgtttgGCCTCTCTAGATTGTTCCCAATCTGGAGAATTTGACACTCAATGAGGAAGACATTATGCTGTTGAGCGATGCACATTTGCCACAAGACTTCCTTTTCAAATTAACTGATCTTGATCTATCCTTTGAGAATGATGACAATAAGAAAGACACTTTGCCTTTTGATTTCCTTCAGAAGGTACCCAGCTTAGAACATCTTCGAGTGGAAAGTTGCTATGGTCTGAAGGAGATATTTCCCTCTCAGAAACTCCAAGTTCATGACCGTTCACTTCCCGCATTGAAACAATTAACACTGTATGATCTTGGAGAGCTGGAGTCGATAGGGTTAGAGCACCCATGGGGTAAGCCATACTCTCAAAAACTTCAATTATTAATGCTTTGGAGGTGCCCTCAGTTAGAAAAACTAGTGAGCTGTGCAGTGTCTTTCATCAATCTGAAAGAGTTGGAAGTGACGAACTGTGATATGATggaatatttattgaaatactCAACTGCCAAAAGTTTGTTGCAACTTGAGAGGCTATCTATAAGAGAATGTGAATCAATGAAGGaaatagtaaaaaaagaagaagaagatgcttCTGATGAGATCATATTTGGAAGCCTCAGAAGAATAATGTTGGATTCATTACCAAGGCTAGTAAGGTTTTATTCAGGGAATGCCACTTTGCATTTCACGTGTTTGCAAGTAGCGACAATTGCTGAATGCCACAATATGCAAACATTCTCTGAAGGAATTATTGATGCGCCATTATTTGAGGGGATTAAAACTTCAACAGATGATGCTGATTTAACCCCCCACCATGATCTCAACACGACAATCGAGACCTTGTTTCACCAACAGGTAAGGAATCATTATCTACCAAATTCAattgttatttgtttatatCTAAACATGGGGGCATGCTAATTAACCAATGTCTCAAcaacattgattaaaaaatttaacttaaaaatatgtttttaattttaaataaatatctaaaatttgtgtttggttcttaataatattttctttgtttttgccgtgtcataattttttttgttattggtccttcacattttttataattcctaataaattttatatttatttgtttataattttttattttattatttttcctttgaaaatgactaataataaatacaaaaaatttatttgggaacaaacacaaaataaatttattaatttataatacactaaaaaaatatcaatgacaaaaaataagattgttattttattaaaaactcaatacaaagaaatttttttccttttaattccttaaatatTCTCCTAAAAACACTAGTTAACCaaacctttattttaaaatgtacacTCCCCTTCTTTCCATTACACTTTAggtaatttttaatgtatacaaTATCTTAATAGTTGTGAATAAATATGAATTAGTGTGTCTCCCAATGATATATTATCTTTTTGTACAACTTTTAATGTGACCACCAACGAATTTTAAAAATCCTATATATTGttgatcataattttttttataaattaagtagAATGAAgcattaaatatctttattatcACCAATGATTTATAGGTCTAATGAAAGAGGTTAATCgatgtaataaattaattatatatgtttcaaaTTATTGCTAAAATAGATGTTCACATTTATTATCTGACTCAGTTTTAAATAAGCTTGTCtctaaattaaaaactaaacaaatcTCTTGCTTATGAAATTTCATCTTCGAATCAAAGTCACAAAATTCATATCATATGTTTGAAATTTGTAAATCATGGTGAGGATCACTGCAAGAGaattattatttagaaaaaaaaaaactcatttacaTGATATAGACTGAATTATAATACTTATTTATCTTTCAAGAAAGGAgaatgtatattttaaaataagagggAAAGTGAATATAATTTAAACTTCTCTAGGATAGCAGAAGGTAATTTACTCTAAAATATTTCTTGCGGCACACATTACTTACTACATTAAAAACTTGTCATGATGATATCTTTGTTTGCTTTTACCAACACTTGTTTGATCTTTTACCAATAGGTTGTGTCATAAATCAATATCTCAaaagtttatttgttttggACAAACACATACATATGGTTTTATATATTATACCTCTAATTTTCCTTTGAATCCCTTTGATTAGCTTGAAACGTGGATAATACAATCCATCTACGACCTTTAGACTCTAATACTTACAATATATTACAATGGCTATTGTGAGAATAGcatatttacatttttcttattaagttttatttgacttattagaattaataaattttgtgtttgttattttttaataattttttcattggctctcctataaaataataattttatttctattcttggTATCGTTTTTTAATCACTAATAAAttagtgaaatatttttaacctgatattttttcatgttattaaacaaaaaattcataatttatcaTTGACTAAAAaagtatcataaataaaaaataaaacttttgttttatcaggaatttaatataaagaatttttttattaaaaaatatatatatataaaatttgaatatttattaataatctaaaacatattttaccctaaaataaatgtgaaaaaaaagaaggaaaagagagctacagaaagaaagaaattgagtACCTAATGGACCAAAAAGATACAACAGTAAAATTTGTTGTATTTGACCCATGTAACAAGACAGAGGATAAGGTTCATAATCTTCACCATGGGTAACACATGTTTTGAGACTTCAAACACATTGTTTGGAACCTTCAAACAAAAGAATACATTTTTATCCTACTTAAattgtaaagaaaaaatgaaagctGGAATCATACTTAAATCAGAGGAAGATCAACTTCTATGAATATCCATTTTTATCCTCtaactttttatctttatctatatatattttaatttttttaatccatgtttttttgttattgctAATACCTTGAGGATAGTTTAGACCATGTCTATTAggacaatttcaattttatttcgtTTCCTCTTCACCTTCCattgttttatttataactgaacacaatttttcttgcctttttctttttatttatatattattttatttgtgtcttcttaaaccaaaatttaaccACAATTGTTATTTCCACTCATCTTATACACTACGACACTTCCTTTGTTATTTTATACCAAAATTACCTTGCTAAGCACACTATCCTCCTCTTTATCTTCTCTTtcttcagaaaataaaagaaaaagaaaaaagacactCCCGATCCACAACTCAAGTAACACATTTGACACATGTGAATGATCTTATTATaatttgcttatttttttttaaaacaaaatacttatgagagttgtaaaaaaaaaagaaatatattttgaagcaaaataatatttgttcatGCGCGTGCATGTCAATAACAAAACAAACTCAACCATTTTTGGATGTCCTGaacttttttatatagaatATTTCACTAAAGCAGGGATGTATCTCAACCTTCTTGTTGCTTGggtgtttaatcttgttatatgatattattaagagaaaacaaaaggacACCATAAGAAATGCCCCTTCTAGAACATAAAACAATGAAACAGACAAAcaccaaaacatgaaacatAACGCAACACAAATAATTAGTAAGCAATAAACTAGACCCCAATGCAACTTAGTCCTCGTCTAAAGAGAATGATTTTAGCTTTACATTTTGTCATAAATCCATGTAGTAGACCTTCCATTTTATACTTTCAGTCATTCCCTGCATATTTGCAATCCCCATCCACCTTGAGTCAGCCATCAATATTTCGAAGACAAAATCCAAGACTATATCCACTCAAACTAAGAGTAAGAAAATCCttcaattaaattatgtaaTGATAATCACTCTATATTAATATTACCTTCCACCTATGATATTAGAAACCTTCAAACAATAATATTGGGCATACGGATTATCAATATGTTATTAGTACAACACTCAAATTAATTAAGCTAATAGATcacttatattataaattaattaagaaattatgtgataattaatttttatctaataattaatttgtttacatatataaattataaataaaaatcataggtttaataaaaatttacatatataaaaatatcaaatttatttaattatcaattgatataataaatatctaaatacatcattcaattaaataccatgcttatttaatttttaatcattgtaaTAAACATCCAAATacattattcaattaaatatagttttttaattattaaaaattgaaaataaattaaatgaataaaaaaattctaataaaataattttaaaaaattgaaaacatatgAATTGTGAATcgaaatgttttaaatttttttatatgtatctCTTCTTCTTCGGTGACGAAAGATCACTGAATTTCATCATATATCTGTAAATAACGCATGTACACAATCAACACTTACAAAAAAATGCTAACAAGAATAAGTTACATTAGAAAAACACgattttgcaaaaaaataaaaatactacagAAATGAAAAAACTGATATGCTATTTATAACCAAAAACACCgataatttttggtattttggaAATCTATTTGGTGCCCCAGAGCAGTTCCCTTA
This window harbors:
- the LOC102669178 gene encoding uncharacterized protein, with translation MDPITSVAAQSALEIAKQVVNRQVGYIFHYKDKLKEVEQYIERLNDTRKRVQNEVNSAEKNGEEIEDDVQHWLKKVDEKIKKYECFINDERHAQTRCSIRLIFPNNLWLRYRLGRNATKMIEEIKADGHSNKRFDKVSYRLGPSFDAALSNTGYVSFGSRNEIMKKIMKALEDSTVNIVGVYGAGGVGKTTLVKEVANKAREKKLFNMVVMANVTRIPDIQKIQEQIAEMLGMRLEEESEIVRADRIRKRLKKEKENTLIILDDLWDGLNLNILGIPRSEDDNGSQQDANDLSDFGYNNMEKEVFSADFNMMKKDKLSVDSNTIKKEKLSGDHKGCKILLTSRSKEVICNKMDVQERSTFSVGVLDENEAKTLLKKEAGIHVQSFEFDEKVIEIAKMCDGLPIALVSIGRSLKNKSSFVWQDVCQQIKRQSFTEGHESMDFSVKLSYDHLKNEQLKHIFLLCARMGNDALIMNLVKFCIGLGLLQGVHTIREARNKVNILIEELKESTLLGESYSRDRFNMHDIVRDVALSISSKEKHVFFMKNGILDEWPHKDELERYTAICLHFCDINDGLPESIHCPRLEVLHIDNIDDFLKIPDNFFKDMIELRVLILTGVNLSCLPSSIKCLKKLRMLSLERCTLGENLSIIGELKKLRILTLSGSNIESLPLEFGQLDKLQLFDISNCSKLRVIPSNIISRMNSLEEFYMRDSLILWEAEENIQSQNASLSELRHLNQLQNLDIHIQSVSHFPQNLFLDMLDSYKIFIGEFNMLTVGEFKIPDIYEEAKFLALNLKEGIDIHSETWVKMLFKSVEYLLLGQLNDVHDVFYELNVEGFPYLKHLSIVNNFGIQYIINSVERFHPLLAFPKLESMCLYKLDNLEKLCVNNQLEEASFCRLKIIKIKTCDRLENIFPFFMVRLLTLLETIEVCDCDSLKEIVSVERQTHTINDDKIEFPQLRLLTLKSLPAFACLYTNDKIPCSAHSLEVQVQNRNKDIITEVEQGAASSCISLFNEKVSIPKLEWLKLSSINIQKIWSDQCQHCFQNLLTLNVTDCGDLKYLLSFSMAGSLMNLQSIFVSACEMMEDIFCPEHAENIDVFPKLKKMEIICMEKLNTIWQPHIGFHSFHSLDSLIIRECHKLVTIFPRYMGQRFQSLQSLIITDCKLVENIFDFENIPQTGVRNETNLQNVFLEALPNLVHIWKNDSSEILKYNNLQSIRIKGCPNLKHLFPLSVATDLEKLEILDVYNCRAMKEIVAWDNGSNENLITFKFPRLNIVSLKLSFELVSFYRGTHTLEWPSLNKLSIVDCFKLEGLTKDITNSQGKPIVLATEKVIYNLESMEMSLKEAEWLQKYIVSVHRMHKLQRLVLYELKNTEILFWFLHRLPNLKSLTLGSCHLKSIWAPASLISRDKIGVVMQLKELELKSLLSLEEIGFEHDPLLQRIERLVIYRCIKLTNLASSIVSYSYIKHLEVRNCRSMRHLMASSTAKSLVQLTTMKVRLCEMIVEIVAENEEEKVQEIEFKQLKSLELVSLKNLTSFCSSEKCDFKFPLLESLVVSECPQMKKFSKVQITPNLKKVHVVAGEKDKWYWEGDLNATLQKHFTDQVSFEYSKHKRLVDYPQTKGFRHGKPAFPENFFGCLKKLEFDGESIRQIVIPSHVLPYLKTLEELYVHNSDAAQIIFDTVDTEAKTKGIVFRLKKLTLEDLSSLKCVWNKNPPGTLSFRNLQEVVVLNCRSLSTLFPFSLARNLGKLKTLEIQNCDKLVEIVGKEDVTEHGTTEMFEFPCLWQLLLYKLSLLSCFYPGKHHLECPVLKCLDVSYCPKLKLFTSEFGDSPKQAVIEAPISQLQQQPLFSIEKIVPNLENLTLNEEDIMLLSDAHLPQDFLFKLTDLDLSFENDDNKKDTLPFDFLQKVPSLEHLRVESCYGLKEIFPSQKLQVHDRSLPALKQLTLYDLGELESIGLEHPWGKPYSQKLQLLMLWRCPQLEKLVSCAVSFINLKELEVTNCDMMEYLLKYSTAKSLLQLERLSIRECESMKEIVKKEEEDASDEIIFGSLRRIMLDSLPRLVRFYSGNATLHFTCLQVATIAECHNMQTFSEGIIDAPLFEGIKTSTDDADLTPHHDLNTTIETLFHQQVFFEYSKHMILLDYLETTGVRHGKPAFLKNFLGSLKKLEFDGAIKREIVIPSHVLPYLKTLEELNVHSSDAAQVIFDIDDTDANTKGMVLPLKNLTLKDLPNLKCVWNKNPQGLGFPNLQQVFVTKCRSLATLFPLSLAKNLGKLQTLTVLRCDKLVEIVGKEDAMELGRTEIFEFPCLLELCLYKLSLLSCFYPGKHHLECPVLKCLDVSYCPMLKLFTSEFQNSHKEAVIEQPLFMVEKVDPKLKELTLNEENIILLRDAHLPQDFLYKLNILDLSFDDYENKKDTLPFDFLHKVPSVECLRVQRCYGLKEIFPSQKLQVHHGILARLNQLELNKLKELESIGLEHPWVKPYSAKLEILNIRKCSRLEKVVSCAVSFISLKELYLSDCERMEYLFTSSTAKSLVQLKILYIEKCESIKEIVRKEDESDASEEIIFGRLTKLWLESLGRLVRFYSGDDTLQFSCLEEATITECPNMNTFSEGFVNAPMFEGIKTSREDSDLTFHHDLNSTIKKLFHQHVEKSACNIEHLKFGDHHHLE